In Gemmatimonadota bacterium, the sequence GAGGGGCTTCCGAAACGATGGTTGAGCTGTGCATCTATTCCCATGACTTATCGACGCGCCGCAACTCAAAGGTCCCTTCCTGATTCGGCGACCATTCATGCGTCGTCCGCCAGGAACCATGTGCGCTCTGCGAACCCATCGTCCCGCTCAGGATGACCCCCCAGATGGCGGCACACCAAGCACAGCCTCGAACGACCCTTGTTTGAGCAACCATCCGATCGCTCCTGAGTCCGCCCGCAGACCTGTGGCCGGTGGTGCAGCTGGCCACAGGACGCGGTACACTCCACGGGTGCACCGCTCACAGTGAATGCGAACGACATGAGCGCCCCAACGCGCCGAATCCTCCACGAACTCGAGGCGGTACACGGCGCGACGCGCACCCACTGGATCGAATAGCACACACTCCCACAGGCCCAGGAGAGGCGCTGGATCCTGCATTGAGTCCTGCAGTGCCCGGAGGTGTCGCTCTGACCTTTCGATCAACTGCTCGGCAGTAGGCTGTTCGTGTTGAGCCGCGAGCGGGCTCCTGGCAGCGCCACGGCGCACCACAGCGCGACCGCCTCCCAAGTGACCGCTGTTGATGACAACACTGTGCCTCCAATCGTTGGCGTGCTAATGCCGCGTGCGAATGCCGTAATAGCTTGGATTGCTGTTCCGCACCAGGTTCTCGAAGTCGACACCCTGCTGATAGGCGAATGACTGGGTACTGCCCCGAATCCACAAGAAGTAGCCTTCCGCGAGTTCATGCGTGATCACGGAGGCAATGTCGATCACCGGCGCCGTAAGAGTACCTGCGTTGAACAACGCGACAGCATGGGCGCTGAACTGGCTGGGATTGTATGCAACAAAGAGGTCCGCAGCGCCTCCAGTGTTCCACCCTGGTTCGTTGTCCAGTGTCAGACGCACAATTGTGACATCGACTCCTTCTGACACGAGTGTCATCACCCAGAGATTGCAGGTCGGCTCGTTCACACTGTCCTTCATCGCCGGTGGGGCCAAACCACCGCACGCGCCCTGGTCCACCGCTCCACGCCTCCATTCGTCGTTGTGCGGCCCGGACGGACATGTTCCAGCTCCCGAGATACTCCCCTGTTGCGGCAACGAAGATCTGTGTCGTTTCAAGCAGGGTACCGCTTATCCCAAACCACCCATCCCATCCCGCATGACTCGCCGCGCAACAATCGCTGGGCCACTGCGTGAACTTCGGGTCCGGCCCAAGCCCCGACGGGTCCGCGGCCACCAGCGGCCGCCCCCCCACGTACGCATACAGGTTCTCACCCCCCGCCACCCCGGCCGGGTCCTCCTGCACGAAGCGCCGCTGGCCCGGGTCGTAGTACCGCGCCCGGTGGAAGTACCAGCCCGTCTCCGCATCCCACTCCCGGCCGGTCCAGCGGTAGCGCAGCGTCACCCCGACCCCGCATTGGCAGCGACGCTCCCGTAGGGCGTGTAGCCATAGGTCCTGACCCAGGTGCCGTCCCGCTTGATGATCTGGTGGACGCTGCCCAGCTTGTCGGTCGCCACATAGTAGTGGTCGGTCGCGGCCGCGCTGGTCCGGAACGCCACCAGGTTGTCCGTCCCCGGACCCCAGACATACCGGGTGCCGATCGTGCTGCCGGCCGAGTCGGTCTCGAAGGCCACCTGCCCGCCGTGATACACGAACCGGGTGAAGCCCACCGTGCCGCCGGTGGCGGCGGAGTAGACCCGCTTGGCGATGCGCCGCCCGAGCACGTCGTAGGCGTACCGCGCGATCAGCGTGGCGCCCTGGGCCACCCGCACCAGACGGTTGAGGGCATTCTCGAAAGGTGGAACGCAGCGCGGGGCGGCCGGTGGTCGCCCCGCGGGTGAGTGCGCTACCCCCGGCGCGCCTCATGCTCGCTCTCGTCAGCTCTTCCTGTGCGCTACATCGCCCAAGGCAGCCCTGCAGCCCGGGCGCGCTCCAGCAAGACTGATCGGTACTCCCCCTCCGATAGTCTCACGGCATCCTGCAGAATGAGCTCCGCCTCAAGGACCGCACTGAAGGTCCCATTCGGCGGCCTTCGCGGCGACGTGTCGGCGCGCCACGCGTCGCTCAACCAGGCGGCGTCACATCCGAACCTGAAGACGATGCGTGCCTGCTCGCCAGCTGACCGGCCCGCTTTGTCTGGTCCAGTTGGTGAGTCAGTCTAGGCCGCGGTGAGCGGCTCCTGCGGGGCTGCTGTAGTTGGCCTGGGCAGGATGGCCTCCGGGGCTGGGGGACGATAGCCGAGGGCGCTGTGGGGCCGCACGCGATTGTAGTGCACCCGCCACTGCTCCACCAGGACCTGCGCCTCGTGCAGCGTGGCGAAGACCTCGCGGTTGAGCAGCTCGTCCCGCAGCTTGCCGTTGAACGACTCGCAGTAGCCGTTCTCCCATGGGCTCCCCGGCGTGATGTAGAGCGTGCCCGCCTCGACCCGCCCCAGCCAGGTCCGCAGGATCGTCGCCACCATCTCGGGCCCGTTGTCTGACCGGAGGTGGGCGGGCACCCCGTGGACTTCCATCAGGTCGGCGAATACCTCGAGCACATGGGGCGCGCGCAGCCGACGCGCCACCCGGATCGCCAGGCACTCCCGGGTCCACTCGTCGAGCACCACCATGAGTTTCAGGGGCCGCCCGTCGTCGGTGCGGTCCATGACGAAGTCCCACGACCAGACGTGGTGCCGGTGCGCCGGCCGCAGGCGCACGCAGGAGCCGTTCGCGAGCCAGAGCCGGCCCCGCTTGGGCTGGCGCTG encodes:
- a CDS encoding RHS repeat-associated core domain-containing protein produces the protein MTLRYRWTGREWDAETGWYFHRARYYDPGQRRFVQEDPAGVAGGENLYAYVGGRPLVAADPSGLGPDPKFTQWPSDCCAASHAGWDGWFGISGTLLETTQIFVAATGEYLGSWNMSVRAAQRRMEAWSGGPGRVRWFGPTGDEGQCERADLQSLGDDTRVRRSRCHNCASDTGQRTRVEHWRRCGPLCCIQSQPVQRPCCRVVQRRYSYGAGDRHCLRDHA